A section of the Citrus sinensis cultivar Valencia sweet orange chromosome 8, DVS_A1.0, whole genome shotgun sequence genome encodes:
- the LOC102624986 gene encoding uncharacterized protein LOC102624986 encodes MDFTIHHQSSNSPSSSSTSSSTPHPNPITAAAADQDPVHSWWESVSKARSRILTLSSIISSSSPSPSTSFSLSSLADSDRPALSLLSSPDAYSLLSSLLSCPSSGSGSDPLCQWLYDTYILSDSNLRLIVLSFLPLLSAIYLARVHSNETSSIPSLSGFEAVILAIYSSEAKSRAGKPLLVQIPDLSQPSLYHSPRIPIMENKSRPSVGVLSAPLEPHIAVKSTKRASILGTAFDAYHKHISQLPSWSKVEFCKFATAWAGQDCHCQNKLDFDGENDLDEFLDKLGIEQNGEVFKGVRIPLPWEFLQPVLRILGHCLLGPLNSQEVKDGAAVAVRRLYARASHDLVPQAILGTRSLIHLDKRERATAKANANSASLANASSNSNTPTKAKKPEILLVSK; translated from the coding sequence aTGGACTTTACGATTCACCACCAGTCGAGCAATTCTCCTTCGTCATCCTCCACCTCTTCCTCCACTCCCCACCCAAATCCAATtaccgccgccgccgccgatCAAGATCCAGTCCATTCTTGGTGGGAATCCGTCTCCAAAGCAAGGTCTCGAATCCTCACGTTATCCTCGATTATCTCCTCTTcctctccctctccctctacatcattctctctctcttctctcgcTGATTCTGATCGTCCTGCCCTTTCTCTCCTCTCTTCACCTGATGCCTACTCCCTGCTTTCCTCTTTACTTTCCTGTCCTTCCTCCGGCTCTGGCTCTGATCCTCTCTGCCAGTGGCTGTACGACACCTACATTTTATCCGATTCCAATCTCCGTCTTAttgttctctcttttcttcccTTACTCTCCGCGATTTATCTCGCTCGTGTCCATTCCAACGAAACCTCCTCAATTCCTTCACTCTCCGGATTCGAGGCCGTGATTCTTGCAATCTACAGCTCTGAAGCCAAATCCCGTGCTGGCAAACCCCTCTTAGTTCAAATCCCTGACCTATCTCAGCCTTCACTCTACCACTCCCCTCGTATTCCAATTATGGAGAACAAATCTAGGCCGTCGGTTGGAGTTCTGTCGGCCCCACTGGAGCCACACATTGCTGTTAAGTCAACCAAGCGAGCCTCAATTCTTGGAACAGCTTTTGATGCTTATCATAAGCACATCTCCCAGTTGCCTAGTTGGTCTAAAGTTGAATTTTGCAAATTTGCAACCGCGTGGGCTGGTCAGGATTGTCATTGTCAAAACAAGTTGGATTTTGATGGTGAAAATGACCTTGATGAGTTTTTAGATAAATTGGGTATTGAACAAAATGGGGAGGTATTTAAGGGAGTAAGAATTCCTTTACCTTGGGAGTTCTTGCAGCCTGTTTTGAGGATTCTCGGGCATTGTCTGTTGGGACCGCTGAATTCACAAGAGGTTAAAGATGGGGCTGCTGTTGCCGTTAGGAGGTTGTATGCTAGGGCTTCTCATGATTTGGTTCCGCAGGCAATTTTAGGAACTCGGAGTCTCATTCATCTTGATAAGAGGGAGCGTGCCACTGCGAAGGCCAACGCTAATTCTGCATCTTTGGCAAATGCCTCGTCCAACTCTAACACTCCTACCAAGGCAAAGAAACCTGAGATTCTTTTGGTCTCCAAGTGA